One Rhodoferax sp. GW822-FHT02A01 genomic window, GAGGCCGCCGGATGTTTCGTTTTGCAGGCATTGCAGGATCTGTATGCCGGGCACCGGTGTGCGGTAGGGGTTGTCGGTGTGCGGGCCCAGGGCGACCGGGCGGTAGGCCAGATCGTTGGAGTCGGGGCGGGAATAGACCTCAAAGAAGGCGCCGAAGTTGGTGGTGCGCACAAAGCCGAAGCGACGGGCGATTTCCAGAATCGAGTCGGCCTTGGTGGGTGTCTCATTCACCAGCAGGAAGCCGCGTTCAATGAAGTCCCGCAGGGCGCGGTACAGCACCGCCTCCTGCTGCAGATCTGCCCAGCGGTAAACCGGGCGTGGCGTCAGGTCCGAGCGCCAGGGCTTGGGTTCGGGGCAGCCGGTGCTGAGCACCGCACCTTGCACCAGTTCCTCCTGGTCAAACTGGCCGGAGAACCCATCGCTGAACGACAGATGCAGCTTGCCCTCCACATGGCGTGCGCCCAGCAGGTACAGATCGTCGGGCAGCAGGTGCGGGTTCATCAGGCGCTGGCCAGTGACCACGTCGCGCTGCGACGGGTCCAGGCTGCGGGCGCGCAGCCACAGGGCGGGGAGCTCGGTTTCCTTGGCGCCCTGGCGCAGCATCACGCGCACGGGCTTGGATTCGGTATGCAGAAGGATTTCAGATTTCACGGTGTTCTTCGCGGGCAGCGACAGGGCAGTGGACGATGGAATGCAGTTTGCTTGACTTCCCTCAATTCTTCAAACGAAAAAACTTTCGTTATAAGATTAGTTTGACTAATGCCTCACTTATGGATGCCCCATGGCCCGACTTCCCCCCTTGAACTGGCTGCGCGCCTTTGAGGCCTCGGCCCGCGCGCTGAGTTTCACCTCTGCAGCGGAGGAGCTGAACATGACCCAAAGCGCCGTGAGCCAGCAGATCAAGAGCCTGGAGAGCGCCTTGGGGCGCAGCCTGTTCCTGCGCCGCGCGCGTGGCCTGGAACTCACCGACGAGGGGCGTGGTTACCTGCCCACGGTGCAGGCGGCATTCGCCATGCTGGAGGAGGGCACCACGGTCCTGCAGGGGCGCAATGACCCGGATGTGCTGGAGCTGCAGGTGAACCTTTCGTTTGCCTTGTTCTGGCTCACGCCGCGTCTGGGCCAGTTCATGGAAGAGAACCCCAGTGTGCAGCTCAACCTGGCCACCTCGGTCTGGAGCGAGGAGCGACCCAACCACGCCGCGTCCATGCAGATCGTGTTTGGCCTAGGCAAGAAGGAGGGCATCGCTGGCAAGCGCCTCACGCGCGACACCTTGTTCCCGGTGTGTTCACCGAAGCTGGCGCGCCAGATCAAATCGCTGGATGACCTGCTGGCGCAGCGCCTGTTTGATCTGCCCGGCACCGCCCAGAGTTGGGGTGCCTGGCTCAAGGCGCATCCCCAGGGCCATAGCCTGGAGGTTCCTGCAGTGCATCGCGCCAGCACCTGGGCCTTGAGCCTGGAGTGGGCGCAGCGCGATCTGGGCGTGGCGCTGGCGCATGAAACCATCGTCAACGA contains:
- a CDS encoding TauD/TfdA family dioxygenase; the protein is MKSEILLHTESKPVRVMLRQGAKETELPALWLRARSLDPSQRDVVTGQRLMNPHLLPDDLYLLGARHVEGKLHLSFSDGFSGQFDQEELVQGAVLSTGCPEPKPWRSDLTPRPVYRWADLQQEAVLYRALRDFIERGFLLVNETPTKADSILEIARRFGFVRTTNFGAFFEVYSRPDSNDLAYRPVALGPHTDNPYRTPVPGIQILQCLQNETSGGLSTLVDSLAVAEQVRREDPEGFALLSRIPVRYEFRDATTHLVSIKPMIELDGEGNMTGVHYSPRLDDIPVMSQEDTRRYHAARKRLGVLFEDPQYELRIRLNAGEMMMFDNNRVLHGRTAFDPSEGHRQLQGCYVDRDGPRSQYLVLKRQFG
- a CDS encoding LysR family transcriptional regulator, whose amino-acid sequence is MARLPPLNWLRAFEASARALSFTSAAEELNMTQSAVSQQIKSLESALGRSLFLRRARGLELTDEGRGYLPTVQAAFAMLEEGTTVLQGRNDPDVLELQVNLSFALFWLTPRLGQFMEENPSVQLNLATSVWSEERPNHAASMQIVFGLGKKEGIAGKRLTRDTLFPVCSPKLARQIKSLDDLLAQRLFDLPGTAQSWGAWLKAHPQGHSLEVPAVHRASTWALSLEWAQRDLGVALAHETIVNDLLASGQLVRPFAFSIPLKESYYLIAPEGMRTRHASKVFKDWLLREMAVFQSVPG